The Vannielia litorea genome segment TACTACCGCTACTACCGCGGCGAGCTGCGCCAGCTCTGGGATAACTGGAGCATCCCCAACTGCACCTGCTTCACCCCAGATGGCACCACCGCCTACATCGCCGACACGCCGCAAAACCAGATCTGGCGGGTGGCGCTCGATGAGCACGGCTGGCCCAAGGGCGACCCCGAACCTTGGCTGACCCTCCCCAAGGAGAGCCACCGCCCCGATGGCGCCGTCTGCGACACCCAAGGTAACCTCTGGATCGCCCAATATGGCCACTCCAAAGTCACCGTCCACGCGCCCGATGGCACCGAGCTGCGCGCCCTCCCCGTCCCCGGCAAGAACACCACCTGCCCGGCCTTCGGCGGCGAGGCGCTCGACCAGCTCTATGTGACGACAGCCATTCAGGAAGACCCAAACCCAGCCCCCGAAGACGGCTGCACCTACCTGCTCGATCCGCAGGCGACCGGGCAGGCCGAACATCTGGTGATCCTATGAGCCGTTTCCTCTGCATCGGTGAATGCATGGTCGAATTGGCCCAAACCGGGCCTGACACCTACCGCCGCGGCTTCGCAGGCGACACCTTCAACACCGCATGGTACGCCCGCCGCTGCCTCCCCGAGAGCTGGGATGTCAGCTACGCCACCGCGGTCGGCACAGATGCCACCTCAGCCGAGATGACCGCCTTCATGCAGGCCGAGGGTGTCAGCCCCGTCACCCGCGAAATCCCGGATCGCACGGTGGGCCTCTACATGATCGCCACCAACGACGGCGAGCGCAGCTTCTCCTACTGGCGCAGCCACTCCGCCGCCCGCCTGCTGGGCGAAGATACCGACTGGCTCGCCAGCACCTTCGCCACCGCCGAGATGATCCACTTCTCCGGCATCACCCTCGCCATCCTCGCCCCCGACCAGCGCAGCCGCCTGTGCAATGCCCTGCGCTCCTCCCGCGCCACCGTCAGCTTCGACACCAACCTGCGCCCGCGCCTCTGGGAGAACGAGAACGCCATGAAGCGCGGCCTCACCCAAGGCGCCTCCGCCGCCTCAATCGTGCTGCCCAGCTTCGATGAGGAAACCGCCCTCTTCGGCGACCCCACGCCAGAGCACACCATCGCCCGCTACCGCGAGGCCGGGGCCTCCATCATCGCGGTGAAAAACGGCGCCGAGGCGCTCACGCTGGCCACGCCCGAGGGCATCACCGAGATCGCCTGCGAGCCGGTCGACAAGGTGGTGGACAGCACCGCCGCAGGCGACAGCTTCGCCGCCCGCTTCCTCGCCGGTCTCGCCCAGCAGGAGCCGCCCGCCGAGGCCGCCCGCGCCGCCATGGGTCTCGCCGCCAAAGTCATCCGCGCGCCCGGCGCGCTCGTGCCAGATATCTTCTCAGGAGACAGCAAATGAACATCCTCATCATCGGCGGCGCAGGTGTCGTCGGGCAAAAGCTCGCCACCTCCCTCGCCGCCAAGGGCACCCTGCGCGGCAAGCCGATCAGCCGCCTCATCCTCGCCGATGTGGTCGCCCCCGCCGCCGTCGAGGCGCCCTTCGCCGTCGAAACCACAAAGTGTGACATCACCGACCCGGCCTCGATGGAAGCGATCATCACCGCCGAGACCGATGTGATCTACTTGCTGGCCGCCATCGTCTCCGGTCAGGCCGAGGCCGAGTTCGAGCTGGGCTGGAACATCAACATGCACGGCACCATCAACGTGCTGGAGCGCGCCCGCACCCTCGGCACCTGCCCGGTAGTCGTGTTCTCGTCGTCGATGGCCGTCTACGGCGGCGACACGCCCGACCCGATCACCGATTTCTCCTCGCTGAACCCGCAAACCTCCTACGGTGCGCAAAAGGCCATCGGCGAGATGATGGTCACCGACTACTCCCGCAAGGGCTACATCGATGGCCGCGCCTTCCGCCTGCCCACCATCTCGGTGCGCCCCGGCAAGCCCAACGCGGCGGCCTCCGGCTTCATGTCGTCGATCTTCCGCGAGCCGCTCAACGGCCAGCCCGCCAACTGCCCCGTCGATGACAGCTTCCCGCACTACTACCTCAGCCCGCGCAAATGCGTGGAGAACCTCGTGATCGGCGCCGAGATCCCGGCGGAGGATTTCGGCCCCAACCGCGCCGTGCAACTGCCCGGCCGCATGTGGACAATCCGCCAATGCATCGACGCGATGACCGCCGTCGCGGGCCCCGAGCCCGCAAAGCTCATCACCTGGAACGACGATCCGGTGATCCAGAACATCGTGAAAGGCTGGCGCTTCGATCTGCGGCCTGAAAAGGCCCGGCGCCTCGGCATGTCGGCGGACGAGACCTTCGAAGACAACATCCGCTACTACATCGAAGACGATCGCCCCTGATACGGGCCACGCTTCGGCCCTCAAAGCCTCATCGCAGCCCATGCTGCGGTGAGGCTGCTCCAGCCCGCCAGACCCGGCCCAAGCCTCCATGCGCACGCTGCTCACCGTCCTCCTGCTGACCCTCGCCGCCGCCTCGACGCAGGCCGCACCCCGCACCCTCTGCACCCTCGTGATCGACGCGGCCACAGGCGCCGCGCTGCACGAGGCGGGCGATTGCGACACGCGCACCACCCCCGCCTCCACCTTCAAACTCGCCCTCGCCATCATCGGTTTCGAGGAGGGGTTTCTTACCGGCCCTCACGCTCCTGTCCTGCCCTTCCGCCCCGGTGACCCGGACTGGGGCGGCGCCAACTGGACGCGCGAAACAGGCCCAACCGATTGGCTCCGCTACTCCGTCGTCTGGTATTCGCAGCGCATCACCCACGCGCTCGGGGAGGCCACCCTCACCCGCCATGCCCGCGCCTTTGGCTATGGCAACGCCGACTTCTCCGGTGATCCCGGCTTCGGCAACGGGCTCGACCGCGCCTGGATCGCCTCATCGCTGCAAATCTCCCCGCGCGAGCAAACCGACTTCCTGCGCGGTCTGGTCACCGCCACCCTGCCCGTCTCGCCCGAGGCCATGGCGCAGACCCGCGCCATCACGCAGCGCTTCGAGGCGGGCGGCTGGGTGATCCACGGCAAGACCGGCGGCGCCTACCCGCGCCGTGCCGACCGGAGCTTCGATTATGCTGCGGGCTGGGGCTGGTTCGTCGGCTGGGCCGAGCAAGAGGGGCGCACCCTCGTCTTCGCCCGGCTCACACAGGCCCGCGAGCGCACATCGCGCTCCCCCGGCCTTCTGACGCGCGATAGCCTGCTGGCCGACTGGCCCAAGCTTGCGCCCTAGCGGCGCCTCGCCCGCCGGCCGGAACCGGGCGAGAGACCGCCCGATCCGTTAACACGTCGCCGTCATGCACATCTGCATATGCATAGGATGTGCATGGGATGTGCATCAGTTGTGCATCAACAAAATATAGCGTTAACGCCCATCCGGCCCCGCCGCACAGGCATTAACGCAAAGCCTCAGTTGACCGGCGTCAGCAGGTCGTTTCCGGCCAGAAAGGCGCTGATGTTGTCGCGCTGAAGCTTCGCCATCGCCGCCCGCGTCTCCACCGTGCCCGAGCCCTGGTGCGGCTGGATCACCACGTTGTCGAACTCGTAGAACCGCGCGTCGATCTTCGGCTCGTTCACGAACACATCCAGCCCCGCGCCATAGATCCCGCCGCTCTTCAGCGCGGCGATCAGAGCCTCTTCGTCCACCGTCGAGCCGCGCGAGATGTTCACCAGGATGCCGCGCGGGCCCAGCGCCTCAAGCACCTCTTTCGAAACGATATTTTCGGTCGCTTTGCCACCCACCGTGGCCACGATCAGGTAATCGACAGCGGCGGCCAGCGCCTCGGGGCTGTCATGATAGGTCCAGCCCGGCGTCTCCTTCTCGGAGCGGCTCCAGTAGTGCAGATCCATCTTGAACGGCACCAGCCGCTCGGCAATCTCGCGCCCGATCCGGCCAAGGCCAAGGATGCCCGCGCGGCCCCCGCTGACCTTGCGGTTCAGCCGATATTCACCCTTTTCGGCCCATGATCCGGAGCGCGCCCACTGGCTCGCATGTTCCATCTCCCGGCCGCACATCAGCAGCATCGCCACGGCAAGGTCAGCCACGTCATCGTTGAGCACGTCAGGGGTGTTGGTCACGCGAATATCGCGCTCCGAGGCGGCCGCCACGTTAATGGAGTCGTAACCAACCCCGAAGTTGGCGATGACCCCAAGGTTCGGCAGCAGGTCCATCGCCTCGGCGCCAAACGGCTTGTGCCCCTTGAAGCCCGCAGCGGTGATGCCCGCCCGCGTGGCTTCGTCGAGGCTGCCGATCTCGGTGGTTTCGGCCAGAAAAACCGGGTCGAACGTCTCTTTCAGCTTGGCCAGATCGGCC includes the following:
- a CDS encoding SMP-30/gluconolactonase/LRE family protein, with protein sequence MTLYDDTQCNLGEGPLWHPERQEFFWFDINKHHMHAQRAGQTFTWEFEHFVSAGGWVDRDTLLIASDAALFTFNLTTGAREEITSLEADNPATRSNDGRADPQGGFWIGTMGCKKETGAGAYYRYYRGELRQLWDNWSIPNCTCFTPDGTTAYIADTPQNQIWRVALDEHGWPKGDPEPWLTLPKESHRPDGAVCDTQGNLWIAQYGHSKVTVHAPDGTELRALPVPGKNTTCPAFGGEALDQLYVTTAIQEDPNPAPEDGCTYLLDPQATGQAEHLVIL
- a CDS encoding sugar kinase → MSRFLCIGECMVELAQTGPDTYRRGFAGDTFNTAWYARRCLPESWDVSYATAVGTDATSAEMTAFMQAEGVSPVTREIPDRTVGLYMIATNDGERSFSYWRSHSAARLLGEDTDWLASTFATAEMIHFSGITLAILAPDQRSRLCNALRSSRATVSFDTNLRPRLWENENAMKRGLTQGASAASIVLPSFDEETALFGDPTPEHTIARYREAGASIIAVKNGAEALTLATPEGITEIACEPVDKVVDSTAAGDSFAARFLAGLAQQEPPAEAARAAMGLAAKVIRAPGALVPDIFSGDSK
- the denD gene encoding D-erythronate dehydrogenase, which translates into the protein MNILIIGGAGVVGQKLATSLAAKGTLRGKPISRLILADVVAPAAVEAPFAVETTKCDITDPASMEAIITAETDVIYLLAAIVSGQAEAEFELGWNINMHGTINVLERARTLGTCPVVVFSSSMAVYGGDTPDPITDFSSLNPQTSYGAQKAIGEMMVTDYSRKGYIDGRAFRLPTISVRPGKPNAAASGFMSSIFREPLNGQPANCPVDDSFPHYYLSPRKCVENLVIGAEIPAEDFGPNRAVQLPGRMWTIRQCIDAMTAVAGPEPAKLITWNDDPVIQNIVKGWRFDLRPEKARRLGMSADETFEDNIRYYIEDDRP
- the blaOXA gene encoding class D beta-lactamase, with translation MRTLLTVLLLTLAAASTQAAPRTLCTLVIDAATGAALHEAGDCDTRTTPASTFKLALAIIGFEEGFLTGPHAPVLPFRPGDPDWGGANWTRETGPTDWLRYSVVWYSQRITHALGEATLTRHARAFGYGNADFSGDPGFGNGLDRAWIASSLQISPREQTDFLRGLVTATLPVSPEAMAQTRAITQRFEAGGWVIHGKTGGAYPRRADRSFDYAAGWGWFVGWAEQEGRTLVFARLTQARERTSRSPGLLTRDSLLADWPKLAP
- a CDS encoding 2-hydroxyacid dehydrogenase, whose product is MSKVIAIGNYSEADLAKLKETFDPVFLAETTEIGSLDEATRAGITAAGFKGHKPFGAEAMDLLPNLGVIANFGVGYDSINVAAASERDIRVTNTPDVLNDDVADLAVAMLLMCGREMEHASQWARSGSWAEKGEYRLNRKVSGGRAGILGLGRIGREIAERLVPFKMDLHYWSRSEKETPGWTYHDSPEALAAAVDYLIVATVGGKATENIVSKEVLEALGPRGILVNISRGSTVDEEALIAALKSGGIYGAGLDVFVNEPKIDARFYEFDNVVIQPHQGSGTVETRAAMAKLQRDNISAFLAGNDLLTPVN